A window of Hevea brasiliensis isolate MT/VB/25A 57/8 chromosome 14, ASM3005281v1, whole genome shotgun sequence contains these coding sequences:
- the LOC110670528 gene encoding uncharacterized protein LOC110670528: MPVSGNDETAVKSHAGQSSLNIAGVPMKKRRFIWPTSSTPEEQSSLPVENDSLEKQDISPSPDSELVNKKPSDNNLSTNSINHSSYRIEEPSGTLSDSLAKLDNDEMLAAPEKSANILTGIKPLGGVPMKKRRFICPPSPAREVQSLPAMENDSLQKEHDSLSQESTPSSASVAGSSCLSDKNKKILPEDSKMLPESIVQTNTINHSRVKIEEPHHTVRSDSLAKLDNVEKLVAAEKSANILVKSEETELNLVPNKVPALHVNKEIFNQKIAEGKCKEKSIVSGNPEFSLGLKEHGLCALEDQRHDGNSCNHGNVEPVSLNLSLSHGERSTQCKMDDVQSNADTANICADRSNWDLNTTMDTWEDSVSDVVVGQVTADGPHMVGVTHDVEPLKLTGMVGTGVATEKNIVESECRSSFSKISSQSGQQYNSEDSLHLRLSPSFHSFNSQEPSSSSANKDSQTAIPNISFPRGLLSAGNTVNPITIKSEPFDDSLKHDSSRTKANPTVPLDFRAVSVKCELVEKFAQDTIKALNFSTEKPVDATPMKSEPFHEGSSETPKTTDGMSHQSDKQVPHGEDTRGQSTCSTNECILQGQDMIGQPTCSTNKHVLQVQDTERQPTSSMHEQVLQGHCNITKPTCSIGFSVNSNVSDHLGHGGGDGDGGAHFNNEASKESCESVGQLAPETSSLPVSHSVNELNGSGAVNDAVAEKKNVNDIEQCKFKVMDELPSDPHRNGEGTVSDEEKINLSGDMLEEDSYGTEYESDGNSVPMDIEDDGRGQDDYEDGEVREPQLHGVVESPLCAKRKDISHGDSDGKKVDSAGLHADAHPTSSCVDGKETNAEEPVEINKDNVEECIDIILDKKPIDDADKDVSREESSAVEISVSGADKRKVVETIRRKPLDLSANKDVMKSLGTEKSSDQAVSGGQGTSVAVAQGTDENAKTNDVEQNDSSLPNVETSINADDATKDANSGVNHSRIINLSIASNMSSAVKSRYISGRPLSLHPGRERLPDVPLEGDKLHPRGRDETYEGSRKFSRERYQDQSSRNSRWNYVHGRGRLASRIDSMCSGRDSERDCIPRHKYASVVAASDAEFMNYSIGPDGAFVGSVRGGRKLLEDETSIFRHLSSRRRSPGGRDGPASRGLPMVRRVPRSIGEDNSEVVGLRHADKIMRGFPDDGEGHAYTRPQPPYEGLDGRFVQGTRTFSSVQRRGLPQIHSKSPIRSRSPGPWSSSRRRSPDGFGVHPELPHRRSPIYRMERIRSPDNPGFPAERVPRRHGSPSYLSRPDDLREMDPGRDHGHPRSIISNRSPTGRIFLRNSRRFGVADPRERAENDEFYEGPMHPSRFHELGGDGNGQERRFGERRAPVRAFRPPFNGADGENFPLNTEDGPRSFRFFPEDDPDFHERANLRGREFDRRIKNRPGNAPRRPRSIEEQEGNYRHGGQVLYDDSFDDMSRVKRKRF, translated from the exons ATGCCTGTATCAGGAAACGACGAG ACTGCTGTTAAATCCCATGCTGGGCAGTCTAGTCTTAATATTGCAGGTGTTCCTATGAAAAAAAGGAGGTTCATTTGGCCTACTTCATCTACCCCTGAAGAACAATCTTCACTACCTGTAGAAAATGATTCTCTAGAGAAACAAGACATTAGCCCATCTCCGGATTCTGAATTGGTAAATAAGAAACCTTCCGACAATAATTTGTCAACAAATAGTATTAACCACTCAAGTTATAGAATTGAAGAACCAAGCGGGACTCTGTCTGACTCTTTGGCTAAGCTTGATAATGATGAGATGCTAGCGGCACCAGAAAAATCGGCTAACATCCTG ACTGGGATTAAACCCCTTGGTGGTGTTCCTATGAAGAAAAGGCGGTTCATTTGTCCTCCTTCACCTGCACGTGAAGTTCAATCTTTACCAGCTATGGAAAATGATTCTCTACAGAAAGAACATGATAGCTTGTCTCAGGAGTCAACTCCTTCAAGTGCTAGTGTTGCAGGAAGTTCTTGCTTATCTGATAAAAACAAGAAAATTTTGCCCGAGGATAGTAAGATGCTTCCTGAAAGCATTGTGCAGACCAATACTATAAACCACTCAAGAGTTAAAATTGAAGAACCACACCATACAGTTCGGTCAGATTCTTTGGCCAAGCTTGACAATGTGGAGAAGCTTGTGGCAGCAGAAAAATCAGCTAATATCCTGGTAAAATCAGAAGAAACTGAATTGAATTTAGTTCCAAATAAAGTCCCTGCACTTCATGTTAATAAAGAGATATTTAACCAGAAAATAGCAGAAGGAAAGTGCAAAGAGAAATCTATAGTTTCTGGGAATCCTGAATTTTCATTAGGTTTGAAGGAACACGGTCTCTGTGCTTTGGAGGATCAAAGACATGATGGGAATAGTTGTAATCATGGAAATGTAGAACCTGTTTCTTTGAATTTGTCTTTAAGCCATGGTGAAAGGAGTACCCAGTGTAAAATGGATGATGTGCAGTCAAATGCTGACACTGCTAATATCTGTGCTGACAGATCAAATTGGGATTTGAATACGACAATGGATACTTGGGAAGATTCTGTTAGTGATGTAGTTGTAGGTCAAGTAACAGCTGATGGGCCACACATGGTTGGTGTCACACATGATGTCGAGCCATTGAAATTAACAGGGATGGTTGGAACCGGTGTTGCTACTGAAAAGAATATTGTTGAGAGTGAGTGCAGATCTAGTTTTTCTAAAATATCTTCACAATCTGGCCAACAGTATAATTCTGAGGATTCTCTTCATTTGCGCCTTAGTCCATCTTTTCATTCTTTTAACAGTCAGGAACCTTCTAGTTCATCTGCTAATAAAGACTCTCAGACTGCTATTCCTAATATTAGCTTCCCTAGAGGATTGTTATCAGCAGGCAACACAGTTAACCCTATAACCATAAAATCTGAACCATTTGATGATAGTCTCAAACATGATTCTAGCAGAACTAAAGCCAATCCAACGGTACCATTAGATTTTAGAGCAGTGTCAGTGAAGTGTGAATTAGTTGAGAAGTTTGCTCAAGACACCATCAAGGCTTTAAATTTTAGCACTGAGAAACCAGTTGATGCTACACCTATGAAATCTGAACCATTTCATGAGGGTAGTTCAGAAACACCAAAGACAACAGATGGGATGTCACACCAATCAGATAAGCAGGTGCCACATGGTGAGGATACCAGAGGACAATCCACTTGTTCAACAAATGAATGCATTCTACAAGGTCAGGACATGATAGGACAACCCACTTGTTCAACAAATAAACATGTGCTGCAAGTTCAGGATACTGAAAGACAACCTACTTCTTCAATGCATGAGCAAGTGCTGCAAGGTCACTGTAACATAACAAAACCTACTTGTTCAATAGGTTTCTCTGTGAACAGCAATGTGTCAGACCATTTAGGACATGGTGGGGGTGATGGTGATGGAGGTGCTCATTTTAACAATGAGGCTTCTAAGGAATCATGTGAGAGTGTTGGGCAGCTTGCTCCAGAAACTAGTTCTTTGCCTGTGAGCCACAGTGTTAATGAACTTaatggttctggtgcagtgaacGATGCAGTTGCTGAGAAGAAAAATGTAAATGACATTGAACAATGCAAATTCAAAGTCATGGATGAACTTCCCTCTGATCCACACCGAAATGGTGAGGGTACTGTAAGTGATGAGGAAAAGATTAATTTGTCAGGTGATATGTTAGAAGAAGACTCGTATGGCACTGAATATGAGTCTGATGGCAATTCTGTGCCCATGGATATAGAAGACGACGGTCGAGGGCAGGATGACTATGAAGATGGTGAGGTCAGGGAACCACAACTGCATGGTGTAGTAGAGAGTCCTTTATGTgcgaaaagaaaggacattagtCATGGTGATTCTGACGGTAAAAAGGTGGATTCTGCAGGGCTACATGCTGATGCTCATCCTACTTCATCCTGTGTTGATGGAAAGGAAACTAATGCAGAAGAACCTGTGGAAATCAATAAAGATAATGTTGAAGAATGTATTGACATAATTCTTGATAAGAAACCCATTGATGATGCCGATAAAGATGTTTCTAGGGAAGAATCATCAGCAGTTGAGATCTCGGTCAGTGGAGCTGATAAAAGGAAGGTAGTCGAGACCATTAGAAGAAAACCACTCGACTTATCAGCAAATAAAGATGTTATGAAGAGTCTTGGAACTGAAAAGTCATCAGATCAAGCAGTTAGTGGAGGTCAAGGAACTTCGGTTGCTGTTGCTCAAGGAACAGATGAGAATGCAAAGACCAATGATGTGGAACAAAATGATTCATCATTACCCAATGTGGAAACATCAATAAATGCTGATGATGCAACTAAGGATGCCAACAGTGGAGTTAATCATAGTAGGATTATAAATCTGTCTATAGCTTCTAACATGTCTTCTGCTGTTAAGTCAAGATATATATCAGGCAGGCCATTATCATTGCACCCTGGAAGAGAAAGATTACCTGATGTACCTCTAGAGGGAGACAAATTACATCCTCGAGGGAG GGATGAAACTTATGAGGGTTCCCGCAAGTTCTCAAGAGAAAGGTATCAAGATCAGTCATCCAGAAACTCTAGATGGAATTATGTCCACGGTAGAGGGAGGCTTGCTAGTAGGATTGACTCTATGTGCAGTGGTAGAGATTCTGAACGTGATTGCATTCCCAGACATAAATATGCGTCTGTTGTTGCTGCGTCAGATGCTGAATTCATGAATTATAGTATTGGACCAGATGGTGCATTTGTTGGTTCTGTTCGGGGAGGGAGAAAGCTATTGGAAGATGAGACATCAATTTTCCGTCATCTTTCCTCAAGGAGGCGCTCCCCTGGAGGGAGAGATGGACCTGCCTCGCGTGGGCTTCCAATGGTTCGAAGAGTTCCAAGAAGCATTGGTGAAGACAATTCTGAAGTTGTTGGACTAAGGCATGCTGATAAGATTATGAGGGGATTTCCAGATGATGGTGAAGGACATGCATATACACGTCCCCAACCTCCCTACGAGGGATTAGATGGTCGTTTTGTACAAGGGACTAGGACCTTTTCTTCTGTTCAGAGAAGGGGTCTTCCTCAAATACATTCAAAATCTCCAATTAGATCTCGTTCTCCTGGTCCATGGTCATCTTCTAGGAGAAGATCTCCAGATGGGTTTGGAGTCCACCCAGAATTGCCCCACCGAAGGTCACCAATTTACAGGATGGAGAGGATAAGATCACCCGATAACCCAGGTTTTCCTGCGGAGAGGGTGCCTAGGAGGCATGGTTCCCCTTCGTATCTGTCCCGACCTGATGATTTGAGGGAAATGGATCCTGGTCGGGATCATGGTCATCCAAGGTCTATCATCTCTAATAGGAGCCCAACTGGCCGGATTTTTCTCAGAAACAGTAGGAGATTTGGTGTTGCTGATCCTAGAGAAAGGGCAGAAAATGATGAGTTTTATGAGGGACCCATGCATCCTAGCCGGTTTCATGAACTTGGTGGTGATGGAAATGGTCAAGAGAGAAGGTTTGGTGAGAGGCGGGCACCTGTTCGTGCTTTTAGGCCTCCTTTTAATGGTGCTGATGGTGAAAATTTTCCTCTCAATACAGAGGATGGCCCTAGGTCCTTTAGGTTCTTCCCTGAAGATGATCCGGATTTCCATGAACGAGCTAATTTGAGGGGAAGGGAATTTGACAGACGGATCAAGAACCGTCCAGGAAATGCACCTAGAAGACCAAGAAGCATTGAAGAACAAGAAGGAAATTACCGGCATGGAGGGCAGGTGTTGTATGACGATAGTTTTGATGATATGTCACGAGTGAAGAGAAAAAGATTTTGA